One Tripterygium wilfordii isolate XIE 37 chromosome 10, ASM1340144v1, whole genome shotgun sequence DNA segment encodes these proteins:
- the LOC120007620 gene encoding uncharacterized protein LOC120007620 isoform X1 yields MKVSRMFSSTIKGASHQSPSLPSSFTLQTNLRNSISLKLKQSWFAGKRNLCAMSASSSGNELFDPSFKGAESFFRSVLASMETVYINRNPTAKAVLELVRSADDGDEVCYDHIAFRTFGVKGHGIGSIASFFLDYGYTPQDELFFPAKKLKALWFSPPNIPQPSGGGGINGPLPRIFISELLVDQMSSHAQKWFFQEIIGEYIEVSGSSYKHAALASALGSLTWKKPLYSEFQQLARESEYAAWTLVNGYAVNHVTISAHRLKSHLRSIKNLNQFIEERGFQLNSEGGVLKVSPDGFLLQSSTVADSISFQFFDGVIESVPCSYIEFAERLVLPQYKNLPEKEVKEFHRRDGFEVGNADKIFESTSKEQLTRRAA; encoded by the exons ATGAAAGTATCCAGAATGTTTTCATCGACCATCAAAGGAGCCTCTCATCAGTCTCCATCTCTTCCCTCTTCTTTCACTCTCCAAACCAATCTCCGGAACTCGATTTCTCTTAAACTAAAACAATCTTGGTTCGCCGGGAAACGAAATCTCTGCGCCATGTCTGCCTCCAGTTCCGGAAATGAGCTCTTCGATCCGTCTTTCAAG GGAGCTGAATCATTTTTCAGGAGTGTCTTGGCGAGTATGGAAACTGTTTATATTAACAGAAACCCCACTGCAAAAGCTGTATTGGAGCTTGTCCGGTCtgctgatgatggtgatgaagtCTGCTATGATCATATAGCTTTTCGGACATTTGGC GTGAAGGGCCATGGGATTGGCTCAATTGCTAGTTTTTTCCTGGATTATGGATATACACCTCAGGATGAACTGTTTTTTCCggcaaagaaattgaaagctCTGTGGTTTTCTCCTCCAAATATTCCACAACCGTCTGGTGGAGGTGGAATTAATGGACCTCTGCCTAGAATATTTATATCTGAACTTCTTGTTGATCAGATGAGTTCACACGCCCAG AAATGGTTCTTTCAGGAAATAATTGGGGAATACATTGAAGTATCTGGTAGTAGCTACAAACACGCAGCTCTAGCAAGTGCTTTGGGATCTTTAACATGGAAGAAGCCCTTATATTCTGAGTTCCAACAATTAGCAAG GGAGAGTGAATATGCTGCATGGACCCTTGTTAATGGGTATGCAGTGAACCATGTCACCATATCCGCTCATCGGCTGAAATCCCACTTGAGAAGTATCAAAAACCTCAATCAATTTATTGAAGAAAGGGGATTCCAATTGAATTCTGAGGGTGGTGTGCTTAAAG TTAGCCCCGATGGATTTCTGCTGCAAAGTTCAACTGTTGCAGATTCGATTTCCTTCCAATTTTTTGATGGTGTCATTGAATCAGTCCCCTGTTCATACATCGAGTTCGCTGAACGCCTTGTGCTGCCTCAGTATAAAAATTTACCTGAGAAAGAG GTTAAAGAGTTCCACAGACgtgatggatttgaagttgGGAATGCTGATAAGATATTTGAGAGCACATCCAAAGAGCAATTGACGAGGAGAGCTGCATGA
- the LOC120007617 gene encoding probable pectate lyase P59 has product MAAVKKSFLVLFVLSVAVVVHANIEKADDYWTMRAEEAEKVAEKAYNPNPAGLVNDFNFHVDKSEKGTNSTRRNLKKYTGKCLATNPIDRCWRCDPNWANNRKRLADCALGFGRNTIGGKMGRIYVVTDASDNDMVHPEPGTLRHAVIQKEPLWIIFARSMIIRLNQELIMTSDKTIDARGANVHIAYGAGITLQFIKNVIIHGLHIHDIVSGSGGLVADSVDHYGIRTQSDGDAISIFGSSHIWVDHISMSKCKDGLVDVIQGSTAVTISNCHMTHHNEVMLFGASDSYSKDQIMQVTVAFNHFGKGLVQRMPRCRWGFVHVVNNDYTHWLMYAIGGSQHPTIISQGNRFIAPPDINAKQVTKRDYSPESVWKSWSWRSEGDLMMNGAYFVQSGHPKSSRRFSNADMIKAKPGTYVTRLTRFAGSLNCVVGKPC; this is encoded by the exons ATGGCTGCAGTAAAGAAAAGCTTCCTCGTGTTGTTTGTGTTGTCCGTTGCTGTAGTTGTTCATGCTAACATTGAAAAAGCAGATGATTATTGGACGATGAGAGCTGAAGAAGCGGAGAAGGTAGCAGAGAAGGCTTACAACCCGAATCCCGCTGGCCTTGTAAATGACTTCAACTTCCATGTCGACAA GTCCGAGAAGGGGACCAACAGCACTAGAAGGAACTTGAAGAAATACACTGGAAAGTGCCTGGCCACGAACCCTATCGACCGATGCTGGCGTTGCGATCCAAACTGGGCTAATAACCGGAAAAGACTAGCTGACTGTGCCCTTGGATTTGGCCGCAACACCATTGGTGGCAAAATGGGGAGGATTTATGTTGTCACTGACGCCTCGGACAACGACATGGTTCATCCTGAACCTGGAACCTTACGTCATGCTGTGATCCAGAAGGAACCACTTTGGATCATTTTTGCTCGTAGTATGATTATTAGACTCAACCAGGAGCTTATAATGACTAGTGATAAGACCATTGATGCTAGGGGTGCAAATGTGCACATTGCTTATGGTGCTGGTATTACTCTTCAGTTTATAAAAAATGTGATCATCCATGGCCTACACATTCATGACATCGTCTCAGGCAGTGGTGGTCTTGTTGCTGATTCCGTGGACCATTATGGAATAAGGACTCAGAGTGATGGTGATGCCATTTCCATCTTTGGTTCCTCCCACATTTGGGTGGACCATATTTCAATGTCTAAATGCAAAGACGGTCTTGTTGATGTGATCCAAGGATCAACTGCCGTTACCATCTCCAACTGTCATATGACTCACCACAACGAG GTGATGTTGTTTGGTGCAAGCGACAGCTACAGCAAAGATCAAATCATGCAAGTGACTGTTGCCTTCAACCATTTTGGCAAAGGATTGGTGCAGAGGATGCCAAGGTGCCGATGGGGTTTCGTCCATGTAGTTAACAATGACTACACTCACTGGCTCATGTATGCCATTGGTGGTAGCCAACACCCAACCATTATCAGCCAGGGCAACAGATTCATTGCTCCTCCAGATATTAACGCTAAACAG GTGACCAAGAGAGACTATTCACCGGAGAGCGTGTGGAAGTCATGGTCATGGAGATCAGAGGGAGATTTGATGATGAATGGTGCATACTTCGTACAATCCGGACACCCAAAATCAAGCAGGCGATTCTCGAACGCGGATATGATCAAAGCCAAGCCTGGTACTTATGTAACCAGACTTACACGGTTCGCGGGCTCGCTCAACTGTGTAGTAGGCAAGCCTTGCTAG
- the LOC120007608 gene encoding AP2-like ethylene-responsive transcription factor At1g79700 produces the protein MEMTTAKFEISPKRHFLSPKEDHAVETKSVKRRRKNPSAAASSSNTQQVESQQQQQQSLTDQTNTSTTTVKRSSRFRGVSRHRWTGRYEAHLWDKGSWNPTQRKKGKQVYIGAYVEEESAARAYDLAALKYWGPSAFTNFPVSDYEKETEMMKTITKEEYLATLRRRSSGFSRGKSRYRGGARHHHNGSLEARIGRVFTNKYLYLGTYNTQEAAAQAYDVAAIEYRGISAVTNFDLSTYIKWLRPGANPLSSQEQKPNLKTLQMTTSSVPTNQIPRKELTELPFFHSNFTRLDVLDAEAEPARQDMFRGHTAVSPCPRSCSPTALGLLLRSSIFKELVEKNSNATQEEADTKEPPQIGNSRHDDGEVFYNRIGCVPFESTSRDGLFGLESKEECRLPLHGRTVQSMWNLF, from the exons ATGGAGATGACAACTGCAAAATTTGAAATAAGCCCCAAAAGGCACTTCTTGTCCCCAAAAGAAGACCACGCTGTGGAGACTAAGTCTGTTAAGAGACGTCGAAAAAATCCTTCTGCAGCTGCATCAAGCAGCAATACTCAACAAGTTGAatcacagcagcagcagcagcagtcaCTGACTGACCAAACTAATACTAGTACCACAACTGTTAAGAGAAGTTCTAGATTTCGGGGAGTCAGCAG ACATCGCTGGACTGGGCGATATGAAGCTCATTTATGGGATAAAGGATCGTGGAATCCAACGCAAAGGAAGAAGGGGAAACAAG TTTATATTG GAGCTTATGTTGAAGAGGAATCTGCTGCGAGGGCATATGACTTGGCTGCTCTGAAATATTGGGGACCGTCTGCTTTTACGAATTTTCCT GTATCTGACTATGAGAAGGAAACTGAGATGATGAAGACTATAACAAAAGAAGAATACTTGGCCACTCTAAGAAG GAGAAGCAGTGGTTTCTCAAGAGGAAAATCCAGATATAGAGGAGGTGCAAG GCACCATCACAATGGAAGTTTGGAAGCGAGGATAGGAAGAGTTTTCACAAACAAATATCTCTACCTTGGCACTTACA ATACTCAAGAGGCGGCGGCTCAGGCGTACGATGTTGCAGCAATCGAATACAGAGGAATCAGTGCAGTAACCAACTTTGACTTGAGCACATACATAAAATGGCTGAGACCAGGAGCAAATCCTCTTTCTTCACAAGAACAAAAACCAAACTTGAAGACTCTGCAAATGACAACTTCCTCAGTACCCACTAATCAAATTCCGAGGAAGGAACTAACCGAGCTGCCATTTTTCCACTCAAATTTTACGAGACTAGACGTCTTAGATGCAGAAGCAGAACCAGCAAGACAAGACATGTTCCGGGGACACACTGCTGTTAGTCCTTGCCCGAGATCTTGTTCTCCCACAGCACTTGGCCTGCTCTTGAGATCTTCAATATTTAAGGAACTGGTTGAGAAGAATTCAAATGCCACACAAGAAGAAGCTGACACAAAAGAACCGCCACAGATAGGCAACAGTCGTCATGATGATGGGGAGGTGTTTTACAACCGAATCGGGTGCGTTCCTTTTGAAAGTACTAGCCGAGATGGGTTGTTTGGTTTAGAGTCAAAGGAGGAGTGTAGATTGCCATTACACGGCAGAACAGTGCAGTCCATGTGGAATTTGTTTTAA
- the LOC120007620 gene encoding uncharacterized protein LOC120007620 isoform X2: MKVSRMFSSTIKGASHQSPSLPSSFTLQTNLRNSISLKLKQSWFAGKRNLCAMSASSSGNELFDPSFKGAESFFRSVLASMETVYINRNPTAKAVLELVRSADDGDEVCYDHIAFRTFGVKGHGIGSIASFFLDYGYTPQDELFFPAKKLKALWFSPPNIPQPSGGGGINGPLPRIFISELLVDQMSSHAQEIIGEYIEVSGSSYKHAALASALGSLTWKKPLYSEFQQLARESEYAAWTLVNGYAVNHVTISAHRLKSHLRSIKNLNQFIEERGFQLNSEGGVLKVSPDGFLLQSSTVADSISFQFFDGVIESVPCSYIEFAERLVLPQYKNLPEKEVKEFHRRDGFEVGNADKIFESTSKEQLTRRAA, encoded by the exons ATGAAAGTATCCAGAATGTTTTCATCGACCATCAAAGGAGCCTCTCATCAGTCTCCATCTCTTCCCTCTTCTTTCACTCTCCAAACCAATCTCCGGAACTCGATTTCTCTTAAACTAAAACAATCTTGGTTCGCCGGGAAACGAAATCTCTGCGCCATGTCTGCCTCCAGTTCCGGAAATGAGCTCTTCGATCCGTCTTTCAAG GGAGCTGAATCATTTTTCAGGAGTGTCTTGGCGAGTATGGAAACTGTTTATATTAACAGAAACCCCACTGCAAAAGCTGTATTGGAGCTTGTCCGGTCtgctgatgatggtgatgaagtCTGCTATGATCATATAGCTTTTCGGACATTTGGC GTGAAGGGCCATGGGATTGGCTCAATTGCTAGTTTTTTCCTGGATTATGGATATACACCTCAGGATGAACTGTTTTTTCCggcaaagaaattgaaagctCTGTGGTTTTCTCCTCCAAATATTCCACAACCGTCTGGTGGAGGTGGAATTAATGGACCTCTGCCTAGAATATTTATATCTGAACTTCTTGTTGATCAGATGAGTTCACACGCCCAG GAAATAATTGGGGAATACATTGAAGTATCTGGTAGTAGCTACAAACACGCAGCTCTAGCAAGTGCTTTGGGATCTTTAACATGGAAGAAGCCCTTATATTCTGAGTTCCAACAATTAGCAAG GGAGAGTGAATATGCTGCATGGACCCTTGTTAATGGGTATGCAGTGAACCATGTCACCATATCCGCTCATCGGCTGAAATCCCACTTGAGAAGTATCAAAAACCTCAATCAATTTATTGAAGAAAGGGGATTCCAATTGAATTCTGAGGGTGGTGTGCTTAAAG TTAGCCCCGATGGATTTCTGCTGCAAAGTTCAACTGTTGCAGATTCGATTTCCTTCCAATTTTTTGATGGTGTCATTGAATCAGTCCCCTGTTCATACATCGAGTTCGCTGAACGCCTTGTGCTGCCTCAGTATAAAAATTTACCTGAGAAAGAG GTTAAAGAGTTCCACAGACgtgatggatttgaagttgGGAATGCTGATAAGATATTTGAGAGCACATCCAAAGAGCAATTGACGAGGAGAGCTGCATGA